Proteins encoded within one genomic window of Anastrepha ludens isolate Willacy chromosome 4, idAnaLude1.1, whole genome shotgun sequence:
- the LOC128861168 gene encoding histidine-rich glycoprotein codes for MKPVICILALALASANAGLLPHHGHDAHIVEGAHHVDIPHGSGIHLGHSSSIVIDASGDSHHIDAHPVYHHDDHHAHVDVHPVVHDVHHDVHHTAAAAKIVHHEPIHHVEPVHHVTKVVHHEPHHFLHYVKPVIDHHVIHQDNHHDEHLHAHDLHHAEAYHAPLLHHHEHLAHHAHIVDHSHHHAALVHTVPAHVHHHTHAAVVHKLYPGDAHHGNLLAFARHALHGKYGKVKITEKHY; via the exons ATGAAG CCTGTGATCTGTATTCTGGCTCTAGCCCTCGCCTCCGCCAATGCCGGCCTTTTGCCACACCATGGTCATGACGCGCATATTGTTGAAGGCGCCCACCACGTCGACATTCCACATGGCAGTGGCATCCACCTCGGCCACTCATCGTCCATTGTTATCGATGCTAGCGGCGATTCGCACCACATCGATGCGCATCCTGTCTACCACCACGATGACCATCATGCTCATGTCGACGTGCATCCTGTCGTGCATGATGTGCATCATGATGTGCACCATACCGCCGCTGCCGCAAAGATTGTTCATCACGAACCCATTCACCATGTAGAGCCAGTGCATCACGTGACCAAAGTTGTGCACCATGAACCCCATCATTTCCTGCACTACGTCAAGCCCGTGATTGATCATCATGTCATCCACCAGGACAACCATCATGACGAGCACTTGCATGCGCACGATCTGCATCACGCCGAAGCATATCACGCTCCTCTTCTGCACCATCACGAGCACTTGGCCCACCATGCCCATATTGTCGATCACAGTCACCATCATGCTGCTCTGGTGCACACCGTACCTGCCCACGTCCACCACCACACGCATGCTGCTGTTGTGCACAAACTCTACCCAGGAGATGCGCATCATGGTAACCTTCTTGCCTTCGCGCGCCACGCCCTTCATGGCAAATACGGCAAAGTTAAGATCACCGAGAAACATTACTAA